The region tcctttctcccttcTTCGGCCCCGGGTTCCGGCTGATGCTTCGTCCGTTCAATGGCACGGGCCCGTGCCTGTTCCTCCATCTGTTCGGGATCTATATGGTTTTCGTCGAAGGGGGCCATGCATCGTTCATTCTAGGCGATCTTTGACGAGGTGCAGGGTAATCGATGGATAGTTTTCttaacatttttaaaacagtttttgaacattttttgcaaacataaaaaaaggaaaaatcttcaaaaataaCATAACGGTAACATTTATGTACCAGGAGTGATATCAGGAGGCTTCTATCTTATCGCACCTCCGATCGCGGTGTCGTCCTCGCTGAAGGTCCTGCGGAAGGAGCCTTAACGGACGAAAGTGTGTAGAATGAAGGAATGCCGAAAAAGGCTTCGGTTCTAGCGTTCGTGCATgctttgcttctctttcttgctGACTTTTCTCCTTCGACCGTCGCACCGGTGCGCTCGCTCTGACATTCACGcgtttctctttccttctctctctcgccctttcGTAGGTCCATGCCATGGAAGGGGAAATCTAAGGCCGGATTAAACGAGTGCAAGCgagagggcagcagcagcagcaccagagagGGGAAGGTTTCCCCCACCATCGAGTTTTCAtcggtcgtcgccgtcgtcgtcgtcaccgtcgctgccgccgTCGAGGACGAGGTGGATAGGGCCGTGAGGGAGTCCCCTGCTTATGATGTCATCGGAGGAAGACTCTGATTCTTTCGGTTTGTACGTCGATAAGTTGCTAAAGAAGCACGACCCCAACGCGgcgaccaacagcaacagcaacagcagttgcagtagtagtggcagcgtgagcagcagcaagcagcagcagcagcagcagcagcagcagcagcagcagcagcagcagcgcagcagacAGCGCGTGGACGCGGGCGAGCCAAGGAACAGCTACTCCTCGATACCGAACTTCAGTTCTCGTCCGTCGTCCTTCATGAGCGGCGGTCTTTACGGGGCTATCTTTAGccaggcgcagcagcaacatttcaGCGGACTGTTCGGTCCCGGCGGTTACGGGCCCGCCGCCAGCAAGATGCTCAACGAACTGCTCGGCCGGCAAGTGAAGCAAGCGCAGGACGCAACCGATCCGGACACGCTCAGCATGCTGTCGGCGATCGAGGCGGCCGCggccagcatcaacagcagcaccggcaacaccggcagcagcatcagtggcaCGGCCGCAGCAGGCAACAGTGGCCTCGGTGGTGCCGGATTGCTGATTGAAAGTGGAGTGAACGgtgtcagtggtggtggtggtggtggtggtgtggtcagTGGTGCTACCACCAATCATGTGGTCAATCCCGCCAAACACGGATTCGAAAGTGTCACGAatctgaacaacaacaatacgaACAcgaacaataacaacaacaacaactgtaacaacaataacaacagtggaagcaacagcagcagtgcgaaCGGCAGTGCGCCAGTGGTGACGGtagcgacgacggcgacgacggcgatggccatcgtttcaTCGTCGGATGTGACGCAGATGATCAGCAATCGgcgtagcagcagtaccagcagcactagcagcactagcagcactactagcagtagcagcactactagcagcggcagcagcaacaccagtcTCCATAGTAACGCCAGCCATCTCAGTAACGGTGGTGGAGACAGTGGGGCGGCGGCTACTGGGaagctggcagtggcagcagcagcagcagcagcagtggacgCTTGCAGCAATGGCCTCGGTGGTGTTATAGACCTTGACGGTGATTCTACAACACCACCGACCAACAGCGAGCTGGCGCACCACATGCTCCGCAATATCCTGCAGGGCAAGAAGGAGCTGATGGCGCTCGATCAGGAGCTGCGCGCGATTAGTGCGCGATCGGAAGCCGGTGATCGGCTTTCGCCCGATAACAACAACGTGATCGGtagcaagaacaacaacaacaacaacaatacgaTCTTCGAGGtaagcagcaagagcagcgaGAACAGCAACTGCGGTGTGGCGACGATCGTGAACGGTGGCGAGCTGAGTGACTCAAGTGACAACAACCATACGGCGACAACCGTGGCAACCGCGGCCTCCAGTGATGCGTTACTAGCGGTGTCCAAGGGCAAGGTGTCGGCCAGTGTCAAGACATGCCTCGGCAGTGATAGTACGAAATGTGATGAGCTGATCGGCAGCACGGAgatacaacagcagcaggcgggcGATCGGTTAGCGAACGGCGTGAATCCGAAGCAGGAGAAGAGCGACGTGATCGACGAGCTGGTGGCATCGTTACCGGACGAGGTGGACGAAAcgatgccatcgccatcgtccgGCGTGAGCAACGATATGATCATTGCGAAGCAGGAGATGGACATCGACGATTGCTGTGTGGAGGATAAGGATCGGGACGATCGGACACCATCGCCCGGTAGTGGCTTGGTGGTGGGCCGCGCCGAACCCGAGGCACTGAACATGAAGCGGGCACGGGTCGAGAACATCGTCTCGACGATGCGCGCCAGCCCGGCCGGTATCCTCGCGGCCCAGCCACAGGTGAACGGGTGCAAGAAACGGAAGCTCTACCATCCGCAACAGCACGATAACAGTGCCGCCGAGCGGtacgcggcagcagcggccgccggATTAAATCTGGGGCTAACGCTGCAGAACTTCATGCTGAGCAGCAgtgcggcagcggcagctgcggcggccgcagcatcCGCCAACAACACTACCAGTAACACcgatccggccaccaccgacgatgatgaggatctCGTGGAGACGGTCACGACACCGCACATCCACCAGAAGCGCGTGGAGAAGGACGTACTTAAGTCGCAGCTCCGCTCGATGCAGGAACAGCTGGCGGAGATGCAGCAGAAATATGTGCAATTGTGTTCGCGCATGGAGCAGCAATCGGACACCACCCAGGAGGTGGTGGACGATAGTTCCACCAGCGACATCATGGAGGACGATCGGGCCAGCGCACCGGATCTGAGCTCGCCGACCAAATCATCCTCGCTGCTCCAGACGAGCCTGACGGCGGCCTCGACGCCGGTAAAGGACACGGGCAAAGGGCAATCgaccgcggcagcagcagcggcagcggcggcagccgCCGATGCCTCCAGcatgctgcagatgatgagcAAGATGATGTCGGCCAAGCTGCACTCGCAGCTTCCGACTGCCCATCCGGCACTGCAAGCCGCCGGATTCAACGGAACGCATCCCTTCCTGCAGCACATGCAACAGGCAGCGGCCGTTGCCGCAGCCCTACCGCATGATGGCGTCAGctctcagcaacagcagcaacagcagcagcaacaacaacagcagcaacagcagcaacaacagcagcagcagcaacagataaGCAATGCGGCTGCGATGTACCAAAAGCTGTTCATGGAGCAGGAAGCACGGCTGGTTAAGGGGGAGCAGGTTGAGCGTAGCCATCAGGCCGCCAACCAACAGctgcttcagcaacagcagcagcagcagcaacagagccaAGCGAtcgcccagcagcaggaacggcaGACGCAGTCATCTCAGCAGCAGAcgccgcagccaccaccacatccGCATCCGGCATTGCTGCAAGATCGAAGCGCGAGCAATAGCTCCTCGCAGGCACATCAAGCACAGGTAACGTTGCCACAACCGCCGGCGCAAACCCCAAACGCCATCCCCACTTCACAGCCACAGCTTCAATCGCCTGTTCAACATCCACAGCCCcagcctcagcagcagcagcattcgccgCGCCAATTGCAACCAACAACGCAGCAACCGCTACTGGGCGTtgcacagcaaccacagccTCCTTCGCCACCGCAGCAGTCACAGCTCTGTACATCATCGAGCggaccgcaacagcagcagcagcaacagcccccGGTGCACCATATCGGATCGACGCCCCTCGGTCCACTTCCGGCGATCCCGAAAGGCTCGGCAATACCGTCCGACCTGACGAACCGGCTCAATATGATGCGATCGAACGTTAGCTCCGTTGGGCCGATGTCCGGTACGGACCTCGAAGGGTTGGCGGATGTGCTGAAGACGGAGATCACGGCTTCGCTGTCGAATCTGGTGGACTCGATCGTGACACGGTTCGTGCACCAGCGGCGCTTCCTTGGCAAGCAGTcggaagcggcagcagcagcggccgaaCAGCTGAACAAGGATCTGTTGATGGCCTCGCAGCTGCTGGATCGTAAATCACCGCGCACCAAGCTCGGTCCATCGGTTGCCGATCGCGCACAGACAGGTAATAATGGGCCTATGCTAAGTAACGCGATGGCCAACGGTGTCATCAGTGGCCAGCCGGGCGTCCAAACGGGTAGTGGTCCGGGCCCGGTGGGTATGATTGGTGGGGGCACTGTTGCgctaccgcagcagcagcagcagcctccagTCGGTCCGCGACTCAATGGGCCAGCGTTCGCACCGATGGGAGGTGGCATGCCGATGCACGCCGTCCCGCCCAGTGTGGGCCCACCGGTGCACGATCCAAAGGCTggcaatcagcaacagcaacagctggtgGCTGCCGCTGGAATTAACTCACTCAACATGCCCGCTCACGTacgtccttctccttctgcagcGATGTACCAAGCGTCGAAGGGACCGCAAACCATGAACCCGGTTGCGGCCGCCGCACTGTACAACTCGATGAACCAAGCGCTCGGTGGGGCCGGCGGACAACCGACGGCCGTGAATCCGTTCTGTCTGCCACCGCCTGAACCGCGGGAACCGAATCCCGAGCAGTACGAGGCACTCAGTCTGGTGGTgacgccgaagaagaagcgccacAAGGTGACCGACACGCGCATCACGCCACGCACAGTGAGTAGAATTCTGGCTCAGGATGGCATCATTCCGTCCTCGAACCCGGTGCAAGTTGattcccaacaacaacagcaaccacatcAACAACCATCTCAACAAaatcaacagcaccaacaccagcagcagcagcagcagcagcagcagtcggcgcaatcagcacagcagcagcagcagcagcaacctccACAGCAGTTGCCAATCGGAGGTGCAGGCGGCAGTTGTCCAGCTGGAACGATgggcaataacaacaatacttgcaataaaaacaacaacaacagcaacggtagcagcggcCAGAACAACCAGCAAGCTGCCCAGCAATCGCTGAACCAGTCGCAagctcagcaacagcagcatcaggcccagcagcagcagcagcagcaggctcagcagcagacacccggccagccagcccagtTCAATGGACAGTCCGGTCCGGGGAGTGCGAAGCCGGGCCCAACGAGTCCGACCGTCGAGTGTACGTCACCGCGATCGTCCTTCCATGgtgcggccgccgccgcagccgccgcgtCGATGCTGCCCGTCTCACTGCCCACCTCGGTGGCGATCCCGAACCCCTCGCTGCACGAGTCGCAAGTGTTCTCGCCCTACAGTCCCTTCTTCAATCCGCACGGTGGTCCGCACGGACCGCAACCGTCCCAGTTCCACCACATGAAGGTGTCGTCCAGCCCGCCCGGCATCAACGGGATGATGGACCCGCGCGACTCGCCACCCCTGCCTCACCCGCCCACCATGCTGCATCCCGCCCTGCTGGCCGCCGCCCATCACGGTAGCTCACCCGACTACGGACATATCAGAGCGTCGATGGATGTCAACGATCGCAACTCGGACTGCACGTCCGCGGACATCTCCTACAACGGCATGGAGCCTACTATATCCTTTTCAAATGCTTATTCTGCCGCTAATCGGTCTATCGTCGTGTAAGAATCGATTCTATATCCTCCCTtaccctttcctttccatgcGCCCTCCCAATTCCCCCTGGTAGCGTGCACTCGCAGTCACAGCGGACAAGCGACTACAGAACTCGAttggattccgttccgtttcaatgttcccttttttttgtccttcctTTTCGGTAGCTAAGTACATTAAAGTCTGGCCCCCTTCAGAAATGCTTCTTAATCAGATTTGTGCCATGACAATCCTTCCCTTGATCGTGGCCCATCGTCGGCCCTTTGTCTGCCCTTTCGTCTAGCGCGTGGGATATTGTTTGGTGTGTGGTCTTGGAGTGGAGTCACTTTTATAGTTTCCACCgctcggcaccaccatcgcaagACACCAGCCAATGTGTGTATGCAATTCTTAAATCCTATTTACCAGCAACCCCTTTCCCACGGGGGGCTAGGTTGGCGTTGGTCCCATAATCCAACGGGGCTTGTGATCTGATCGCTGCCGCGGCGAGTGCACTACCATTACCATTCCTCAATCGATCGCACaaaccctttctctctttctataaTTCAACCTTTTTCATCAAACCATTGAAATCAGTAATGAATCCTTAACTCCGGTGAACTCGTCTACATTGACGCCGATGCACCTGCGCAAGGCCAAGCTGATGTTCTTCTGGGTCCGATACCCAAGCTCCGCCGTCCTCAAGATGTATTTCCCGGACATCAAGTTCAACAAGAATAACACCGCCCAGCTGGTCAAGTGGTTCTCCAACTTCAGGTGAGTGATAaaggctctctttctctctgttttgttttggaataGTTTTATAAAAAGCGTTGTTTAAATCGTGAAGCAGCTCCTCGATTCTCCAGTTCCATTGTAACAGTTCCAGATAGCGCTCATCGGGGAAATTGTGAAGTCAAACATAATTTTCCCTCGATCAAACAGCACATGTCATGAGACATGGACCGCTGGTGGTACCGGGGGCGCAATGGGATCATCTAAATCATCTCCGCTAGACCCGTTCTCGGGGGTTGGTGGTACATATCCATTGTGCTTATGCAAATTTACTTTGCGTTGAACCAAAGTACATTCGGTCGGCCACTCGCACAACTCGCCGAGTACCTCACGGGTCTCTTTCTCGGTGGCtttggatcataaattattctcCCATGAAATTGAATCCACGGCCAGCGTTTCCAGCAACCGCCGGGGGGCCGACCCGGTGCTTGGAAAGTAGAAAAAGCTTGCCCATTCATACCGCTGGAATGCCAgcgtacactatttgccaatCGAACTCGTCTTGATAGAGTACCGATGACCGATCCTTCATATGTTCTGTCTATTCGCGATTCGATTCCCGCAGAGACTTCAGCACACTGTCCAGCATGATGATCAGCGCCACAATGCAAGAACCGCACTGatgattatcatcatcagcggcgtGTGATTGTTATTTTTTCTAATGCATACACGAGATACGCAGCTGGGGCTAAATATCCCAAAAACATGCGAAAGCCTTTTATGTCCTTCTCGATGCTTGtgtggtgctgccgctgctagcgtatcgatcgatcgctcgaccCCCCTCCCGGGCGGGGGGCGTTCTACTGCATGTGCACCACTCTCACGGATATTAGCAGCGACGCCAGCGAATGCAATCTATTGCATTCCAAAAAGGCTCGCTCGTGGTATGGGACAGGCTGAATGCAAATTCCATGCCCTCCACCAGCACTATCAGCCCACCAACACATACTCCCTCGACTGGTGCACCATCACTATCGGTATGTTGTTGACGTTGCCCAAAAATCAGTATGTACAGGGCGTGTGCGTGTTCATTGCGCCTGATCCCATGGATTCGTCCACTAGAAATAGAGTCCGGCTGGTAGGCTggtaggctggctggctggctagctgacgGGCCAGACTAGGCTGTGGGGTGGTGTGGGGTTGGGTCCCGTGGTCCCTAAATCCTGCCTCCCATCCTGACTGCAaaaacgccccaaaaaaccaggcctccccgggggggactGCTCCCTCACTTCAGCGTAAAATAAATTGCATCCACATTCGGTTAGAATTAATAGCATTTTTTATGATCAAGTCTCTGTGCATTGTCACGTCCGCATGGTGTGGCGTGGACGTTATGTGCAACATTGGCATGGAGCTTCCGTGGAGTGCATTCGGTGGTGTGGAATGCATTGCCGAAGTGCAGGTATATAGGTGCAGGTGCGGCAAACTAGAAACGACACCTTCCTtcccatcccaccaccacgaggacaTTCGGTGGATGCTGGCGAGCCAGCCGGACAGGCCTTcggggcctttttttttgcggggagCGACAGCAGCGAGCGGAATGGATGCACTATTTGCTCACGtacactcgcacgcactcgCCGTTGCCCTTTCCGCATGCCGATGGTTTAGCATGTGCCCTCCCCGGGAAACCGCGGTTCCGGGGATCGTATTTCCCTTTCCGAGGGTTGATGTTGACGGAGTGGGAGTGTTGTGCTccccaaacaccaccaaccccaACTCATGCTCCTGCCTCTTCTATGCGCAATAAATGCATTTCTGCCGAACTGCCAGACTGCGTTGCAGAAGGTGGACACAAGCGGGCTTATATAAAATGCGTTTTCGGCCGTTCGACCACTACGCACTGTACGCAGCACCGTTCCGTCTCGTGCGAGGTCCGAGTGCAATTTTGGAATTGATTTGCACACACCAATGCACTCGCACACGTTTCTATGTGCCTGGCGCACTATATGGTCGGCAATATTGATATGGCTTACACAGATAAACACATTGTTCTAGCATTTTCTATTGCACTTTCGATGCACTTATGTCGCGTAGTGCGTAGTGCAAGTAGCTATGTACCGACGAACCACATAGGGGTAGAGGTGTCGGATGACTTTGCGAAGAGCCGTCGATAGTTGCGCCGGTGCGCTTCGCTAAATGACCAGAATAGATCAACCAAACACCAACCGTATCTGTGTATCTCGGGATCTTTTGCATGATGAAACAACATGATTGAAGGGAGCGTCAGACGTGGTGTGCAGACTGGCCTTTTGCTTCAGAATTGTACACCCCCGGGCTATACAGTAACAGTAATTGATTGTGGCTATCGTTTAAATATAATTTTTGAAACCGAACCAAATCACCGAACGGAACACCGCAAAGGGCACCGTGCTGGCAAAAGGCTTAAGGGGTGATGGATACCTGTCTGGTTGGGAAGGAATTTagattctttcctttttcttttgccaacAAAAGAATCTGCCTGGTTGCCGTAAGCTTTGCAACGCATTATACGCATGCAGCGGATCCGGCTGGTCCTTTCTACCCTTCTATCGTCAAACGAGCCACAGCTCCGGGTAGTGTGGCACAAAGCGAAGGATCGGTTGGTCGCAAAGTTTGAgaaccgagctgctgctactgctggtgcagAACACAAATTCAGACCAGCATTAAAAGATGCTGATACGGTACGGCTTTGCGAGATGCAGGAACCAACCTCTCCCAACTGCATTCCGGTGAAGGAACAACCGTTTCTTCTGCTCATAGGCCTTTCACCTAACGTGGCTCAACCAGGAAGGGGATACAATTCAAAGAACCGCTTGACGAGTAAGAAAAGTACCTCTAAAGTCgcttaattaaaaatatgccTAATTAAGGTAAAGCCACTAATTAACGCGATAAAAAGGTAAGCAGCGAGAAGAATTGGAATCGCGTAAAAGTCTCGCTCTTGCTTGGAAAACTCTTCACTCGAGCAAGCCTTTGCTGACATCAGTTAGAGCCAATTAAGAACGATTTGGTCCAGTCGAATCCCGGTTGCGGAATGCATAATGTCTTGCCAAATGGTAACGGATTGCAAAAACCACAGgaaatttatcctttttcatggtttgtgtttcatttcccGATGCATCGATCATCTACGGTCATTCTAGGTACTGACCATCATCTTACAACCCGGGTAGAGGGGTTAAGATTTgcgcgaaaaaccaaaaagactCTCGATGAACAGAACGATGAAGGAACGCAAATCGCTTTTAAGGATAATCACAAAAATCGCATGCATTCTCTGCATCGTTCCACTGAGGCTGCTTACCTGGCGCTGATCTATCTCGTCCTCGGCGGATTTGGcgggaaaagggaacaaacagcggctggctggccggctgcaGGGTCGTGTACGTTGCCAAAAGACcccgatgctgccgatgctgcccctgagtgagtgtatgtgtgcttgcaATGGCAATGCGGTGCtgcggtcctgctgctgctacctttcCTGCATTTCTTCCTCCCTCCTGTTTTCCCTTGTTCGAACTTTCTTGAGAAAACGAAGAACCGTGCCGGTGATCCCCGCGCCCCTTTTTTCTTACGATCATTCGTCACAGCATGGAGGGAGCAGCTTGCGTCTTTAAgatttttccattccattgttcTCGTTCGGACTAGTGAAACCAGTTCTTCGGTTTTTGGCTTCCCTAGTCTGGCGTACATCGTGCCATACCGATGCACACCGGTAGCTGGCGGTTCAGCTGGCGGGTTCGTGTGCCTCACGGCCGGAAGTTTACGATAAAGCGGTACAACCGATCCCTCCCCGAAAAGCCCTTTGCTGCACTCGCTAGCGTTTGCTCTAAGGGATCTGCTAACGTTTTGTAGCCGCTGTAAGCGCGTCACCTTGGTCGTACCAAACCGGCAATTATCATCAGCAAGTCACGTTCAAAGTCGCACTGAACGCATGCCATGCGCACACACCTCTTGGAGGAActgttgaagaaaaaaacaaagattcTTTGGTTGTGACACTGCGAGGGTCGGTGTGTGGGTCCGGAGTGAAGGGGAATTATGAGGACATTTAAATAGCCCGCTAGTCCACTGTGCCACCGTGCCGTGTCATACCAATGGTCACAGCCACAGGTACAATATCGTTTCTCGTGGCACGGCGGCACTAAAGGGGAAAAGACGGAAAAAGTTCGTTATCCATTTTCTtatgcagccttcttcttcttcttcccttgcTCACCCTTGCTTCCTCTTCGTGGGGTTTTGTCTTCGTCCGGAAAAGTTCCCAGCGCATAAGACATCCTTCCACGCGAGGGGAAACTGTAGCGCACACGCTGCTGGTCTTTAATTTCTACATTATTATGATCGTTCGATTTTCGGTTGTTCTCTGCCGTTGGCGAGGGGTTGGTCGAGGGgttattttctcctttttctttggcacttttttttcattgttccAACTCTCTGGCGGGAAGACGATGGCTCGTTTACCCTTCCCATGCCCatgatcggtcggtggtctgtggtgtggtggcatATGCGTACGGTGCGAGTAGAAGATTTGGGCGCCCCTCCACTGGCGacggagcaaacggaaaaaTTAGCGCTTCGCTGATTTTGACCGTTGGCAGGCAGACCGAACCCGCACAACCATGTAGCAGCACCCCTGGCATCGAGGGTCCCAAATGAcatcacggaacggaacatcaCGGGACGGAGTTGCGGGGAGGGGGACAAACGTGAGAAAGAAATTTGATAAACTCAAATGTGTCTTCGGACAGTATGGGACCGGTGTTTCTTAGCCGGAGAAAGTGAACATCGTAACGGAAAGGACTCACTTGATGCTTACAACGGCCCTGGTCAGCGAACCAAGTAAAAGCACACGCTACTCAACCGGTTGCAGCGTTGAACTCATATGACTCCCTGGTCAAAGATTGATGTAGGTTGATGAAGAGAGCACATTAATTATTCCTCTTTATTACGAACACTCGGACGGTTGTGCAAACATCGTATTAAATAGGTTCAAAAGTAAACCccgttactgctgctacggGCAACGTTTGCCCAGCACAAATTAAATAGATTTACTCTTTACTCTCCGCGCCATTCACGCTCTGTGCACCTCGAGCTTAAGGATCTTCATCGAAAGGAAGATCCATCGCACACACTAAAGCGCCCACTAGCACATTCATTGTTTCAGGATGCGGATGTGCACACGACGGTACCACCGCAAACCGCCACCCACTGTGCTGCTCGGAACACGGTGAATAGGGAAGAGGGTGATGATGGAATTTTTATAATCTATTCTGACGTCGGTCGAGCATGTAATTTtggatgtgtgtttttcttctttgctaaACAGTATTCCCTTCTCCCTGCATGTTCCGTGGATTCTGCGAGTTACTTTGGCTTGCCCTGAAGCTGCTCCTGTCCGTCCTAGTAGTGGTGGAAATTCGTAGtaagagcagaaaaaaaaacacgacatTATCTCGCATAATGGGAGGTGAATATAAACGGCCAAAGGGGCAGGAAAATCCGAGTACGGCCTGGAAAGCGATCGCTCGTCGTTCGTACAAGTCTCGTGTTTTTTAGTGTtacgctcgctctcgctgcttCTCTGCTGTTGGTGACGAAAGATGCTCGCACAGGAACAGCAACtagctgctgcagctagtGTGTGCATGATGCGCCCATCCATCCGGAACCCTACTGGAGACGATAGGTGGGCGCTGCCTTTTCATAATGACGCGTGAAGGAGAAACGCGTGAACGAAGAATGAAAGCGACACTTTTGCGCTATTGTTTTCCTGTCCCCGGTTCagtgttcggtttcggtgccatTCTGACGCTGGTAACCGTTGCACAATGATATGATGCATGTTAACGTTACGCTCAATAGATAAACTGATGTGAAGGTTAAAGGAAGCGCCGGGATGACAAATCGTGGCTATTTATGATTAATGAACTATTTTCTTGGTCGGCCACAATCGGGTACAATTTACGTTACATTTTCCAGTCACCGTAGGGCAACATCGACGTGACAGTTCATTCTGCGGGCCGTTCTGTCTCCACAACGGCGGCGGCTGTAGTCGGTTGCTACGATGATAAACACATACCAACCGACTGGTTCTGGAATAAGACGCCTTTCTGGTGCCATCAGTGCGGACCACACTCGCTTGCGTGCGCTGCTGCACACCAAAATCGCACCCTTCAGATTAGCAGAGTCGTCACCTCGGTTGCATTGCCAGCCACTCAAGCCTCCCACAGAACGGCCTCCCTCGCTGGAGTAGGTGGCTGAGGGGCATTGtaaggttttgtttgcacaTTCCCGGGCGTTGCAGTAGGCGTTTTGCACAAGGAAGGATCTAACcggtccagcaccagcgatgggttcatggtgatggtggtggtggtgcatcataACGAGGCGTTAAGCCAAATGTGAAAAGCATAATATTTGCATTAATGCCATGctggcggtgtggtgtggtgtggtgtggtacgGTTGGTGGATGATAGCGTTTCTTCCGTTTTGACGCCTAACGTTACGCCATTGACGATAAACTGCGGGCGATCCTGTGTACTACTACCACATGCATCATGTTGTTGGCGGCATGGCGTCcttggagctggagctgcgcCACCGTTCAAGTGTCCTCGTCGACCGCATGGCGGTGGGTGGAGGAGCACTTTGGAGGTGTTTGGGTACCATGTTGACAAGTTGCTGTGGTGGCCATACGGTGGCAACACTTCCAGCCGCCACTTCAGA is a window of Anopheles aquasalis chromosome 2, idAnoAquaMG_Q_19, whole genome shotgun sequence DNA encoding:
- the LOC126572390 gene encoding homeobox protein prospero isoform X3, giving the protein MMSSEEDSDSFGLYVDKLLKKHDPNAATNSNSNSSCSSSGSVSSSKQQQQQQQQQQQQQQQRSRQRVDAGEPRNSYSSIPNFSSRPSSFMSGGLYGAIFSQAQQQHFSGLFGPGGYGPAASKMLNELLGRQVKQAQDATDPDTLSMLSAIEAAAASINSSTGNTGSSISGTAAAGNSGLGGAGLLIESGVNGVSGGGGGGGVVSGATTNHVVNPAKHGFESVTNLNNNNTNTNNNNNNNCNNNNNSGSNSSSANGSAPVVTVATTATTAMAIVSSSDVTQMISNRRSSSTSSTSSTSSTTSSSSTTSSGSSNTSLHSNASHLSNGGGDSGAAATGKLAVAAAAAAAVDACSNGLGGVIDLDGDSTTPPTNSELAHHMLRNILQGKKELMALDQELRAISARSEAGDRLSPDNNNVIGSKNNNNNNNTIFEVSSKSSENSNCGVATIVNGGELSDSSDNNHTATTVATAASSDALLAVSKGKVSASVKTCLGSDSTKCDELIGSTEIQQQQAGDRLANGVNPKQEKSDVIDELVASLPDEVDETMPSPSSGVSNDMIIAKQEMDIDDCCVEDKDRDDRTPSPGSGLVVGRAEPEALNMKRARVENIVSTMRASPAGILAAQPQVNGCKKRKLYHPQQHDNSAAERYAAAAAAGLNLGLTLQNFMLSSSAAAAAAAAAASANNTTSNTDPATTDDDEDLVETVTTPHIHQKRVEKDVLKSQLRSMQEQLAEMQQKYVQLCSRMEQQSDTTQEVVDDSSTSDIMEDDRASAPDLSSPTKSSSLLQTSLTAASTPVKDTGKGQSTAAAAAAAAAAADASSMLQMMSKMMSAKLHSQLPTAHPALQAAGFNGTHPFLQHMQQAAAVAAALPHDGVSSQQQQQQQQQQQQQQQQQQQQQQQQISNAAAMYQKLFMEQEARLVKGEQVERSHQAANQQLLQQQQQQQQQSQAIAQQQERQTQSSQQQTPQPPPHPHPALLQDRSASNSSSQAHQAQVTLPQPPAQTPNAIPTSQPQLQSPVQHPQPQPQQQQHSPRQLQPTTQQPLLGVAQQPQPPSPPQQSQLCTSSSGPQQQQQQQPPVHHIGSTPLGPLPAIPKGSAIPSDLTNRLNMMRSNVSSVGPMSGTDLEGLADVLKTEITASLSNLVDSIVTRFVHQRRFLGKQSEAAAAAAEQLNKDLLMASQLLDRKSPRTKLGPSVADRAQTGNNGPMLSNAMANGVISGQPGVQTGSGPGPVGMIGGGTVALPQQQQQPPVGPRLNGPAFAPMGGGMPMHAVPPSVGPPVHDPKAGNQQQQQLVAAAGINSLNMPAHVRPSPSAAMYQASKGPQTMNPVAAAALYNSMNQALGGAGGQPTAVNPFCLPPPEPREPNPEQYEALSLVVTPKKKRHKVTDTRITPRTHQHQQQQQQQQQSAQSAQQQQQQQPPQQLPIGGAGGSCPAGTMGNNNNTCNKNNNNSNGSSGQNNQQAAQQSLNQSQAQQQQHQAQQQQQQQAQQQTPGQPAQFNGQSGPGSAKPGPTSPTVECTSPRSSFHGAAAAAAAASMLPVSLPTSVAIPNPSLHESQVFSPYSPFFNPHGGPHGPQPSQFHHMKVSSSPPGINGMMDPRDSPPLPHPPTMLHPALLAAAHHGSSPDYGHIRASMDVNDRNSDCTSADISYNGMEPTSSTLTPMHLRKAKLMFFWVRYPSSAVLKMYFPDIKFNKNNTAQLVKWFSNFREFYYIQMEKYARQAVSEGMKNADDIHVSNDSEIYRVLNLHYNRNNHIEVPQNFRYVVEQTLREFFRAIQSGKDTEQSWKKSIYKIISRMDDPVPEYFKSPNFLEQLE